The Sorangiineae bacterium MSr11367 genome window below encodes:
- a CDS encoding AAA family ATPase — MREGVAFIGRAVVVAELVTLLDRVAEGIGGLALVAGEPGIGKTALLERLATAASAEDVRILWGACWEADGQPPYWPLVQMLRRIIADVGWARVEHSVGEDAPWLGPLLPEGSRAMPPTASSGEQARFRLFDTFTRLLADIARERPILLVVDDLHWADEGTLRYLEFVGRQLRDFRVLVACTYRDIPTEQSPALRRHLPSLTRLGRRIDLEGMPADEIGALMHAVTGRVPDAALVAEVHERSGGNPLFAGEVARAGLAERRFAAADAVPSGVSHVVTSRLARLPAATVTLLQQAAVLGNAFELPTLAQMAGCSIQATREALHEAVRGRIIAEKDDGGRMAFIHALVRDTLYEQLPRAEVARLHRRAADALVVCGPGTDGASAARLSHHFALGGSVDRAMAYATMAGEHALHSLAYEDAAQHFQNALNLEGALGGDEARRLDMRCRLLLQLGHAQWRSGDGQLASTTYAKALEIARLTRDAEAFALAALGCCARAQLWVFDRELVRELEQALLGLGESDSPIRAQVLARLAKMLYLDPASISHRADLASRAIEVARRVDDPVTLIEALSARPLDTTEDRLTTANEVFHLASRMGDEELVMESQFSRAMAMLEGGDRNGAELVIGSYGVMADKRRVPLWQFHHRCLVACLARMSGRFDEAQARLEEAADLGARAKLPGAGVICEHHLAHLALDRGQRAAAEASVQSLAAYLARQPLIPDYINCILTRLQIALGSETEARVGLDRFLVTGERPRVAGPVGAVSLMLLAEMVHATGARDYAASLFEELKPYEGCVAVSARFVYCAGPVSYTLGLLAAMLDRHDDAERYFDIAREIAARMGASAWSSKIREQSSRWRRQRAGLQASHSPERVLARLGSVIQLYRIERVLGVGGMAAVYAARAEDGHPVAMKVMLERFLDDPALLALFAREALIANQVGHPGAVPILAHDVDEDGCPFLIMPLLEGETLRRRWERADKHLSMAEVGVLLLDVLDVLSAAHEKGIVHRDIKPENVFVTLDGDARVLDFGIARRVDGEGSVTVTGQMFGTPAFMPPEQALGDRRSIGPHSDCWAVGATIFTLISGEFVHAADNVGAQLAAAATKSARSLREVAPNLPASMVRFVDRALAFEPTHRWPSATPMRTALAEALCEALGRPLDEVTTQVRTNLRAELSPDVDETRANALRASAS, encoded by the coding sequence ATGCGCGAAGGTGTCGCTTTCATTGGCCGGGCGGTCGTCGTCGCGGAGCTTGTAACGCTGCTCGATCGGGTCGCCGAAGGGATCGGTGGGCTCGCGCTGGTGGCGGGGGAGCCGGGGATTGGCAAGACGGCGCTGCTCGAGCGACTGGCCACGGCCGCATCGGCCGAGGATGTGCGCATTCTCTGGGGCGCGTGCTGGGAGGCCGACGGGCAGCCACCGTATTGGCCGCTCGTGCAGATGCTCCGCCGAATCATCGCCGACGTTGGCTGGGCGCGCGTAGAGCATTCGGTAGGTGAGGATGCGCCATGGCTCGGGCCCCTGCTGCCGGAGGGGAGCCGGGCGATGCCGCCTACGGCTTCCAGCGGGGAACAGGCCCGGTTTCGGCTGTTCGACACGTTCACGCGCCTTTTGGCGGACATCGCGCGCGAGCGTCCGATCCTCCTCGTCGTCGACGATCTGCATTGGGCGGACGAGGGGACGCTGCGGTACCTCGAATTCGTCGGGCGCCAGCTGCGCGATTTCCGCGTCCTCGTGGCGTGCACGTACCGCGATATCCCCACCGAACAGAGCCCCGCACTGAGGCGCCACCTTCCGTCGCTGACGAGGCTGGGACGGCGGATCGATCTCGAAGGGATGCCGGCCGACGAAATCGGCGCACTGATGCACGCGGTGACGGGGCGCGTCCCCGACGCGGCGCTCGTCGCCGAGGTTCACGAGCGCAGTGGCGGAAATCCCTTGTTCGCCGGCGAAGTGGCCCGCGCGGGCCTCGCCGAACGACGCTTTGCGGCCGCGGATGCCGTGCCCTCCGGTGTGAGCCATGTAGTGACGAGTCGCCTTGCGCGACTGCCCGCCGCCACCGTCACGCTCCTTCAGCAAGCCGCGGTCCTCGGCAACGCGTTCGAGCTGCCCACGCTCGCCCAGATGGCCGGCTGCTCGATCCAAGCGACGCGGGAAGCGCTGCACGAGGCGGTGCGCGGTCGGATCATCGCGGAGAAAGACGATGGCGGCCGCATGGCGTTCATCCATGCTTTGGTTCGCGACACGCTCTATGAACAGCTCCCGCGCGCCGAAGTGGCACGTTTGCACCGCCGGGCCGCGGACGCCCTCGTTGTGTGTGGACCTGGTACGGACGGAGCGTCCGCCGCGCGCCTCTCCCATCACTTCGCACTGGGCGGCTCCGTGGACCGAGCCATGGCCTACGCCACGATGGCCGGTGAGCATGCCCTGCATTCGCTGGCCTACGAGGATGCGGCGCAACATTTCCAAAATGCCCTGAACCTCGAGGGCGCCCTCGGAGGCGACGAGGCGCGGCGGCTCGACATGCGCTGCCGGTTGCTCTTGCAGCTTGGCCATGCGCAGTGGCGTTCGGGTGACGGGCAATTGGCCTCGACGACCTATGCCAAGGCACTCGAGATCGCGCGGCTCACACGAGACGCCGAGGCGTTTGCCCTTGCCGCCCTTGGCTGCTGTGCCCGGGCGCAGCTCTGGGTCTTCGATCGGGAGCTCGTGCGCGAGCTCGAGCAGGCCCTCCTCGGGCTCGGTGAATCGGATAGCCCGATCCGAGCCCAAGTTCTCGCGCGGCTTGCCAAGATGCTCTACCTCGACCCCGCCTCCATCTCCCATCGGGCCGATCTTGCCTCTCGCGCGATTGAGGTAGCTCGGCGCGTGGACGATCCTGTTACGTTGATCGAGGCGCTGTCTGCGCGCCCGCTCGATACCACGGAGGATAGGCTGACCACGGCCAACGAAGTCTTTCATCTCGCCAGCCGCATGGGGGACGAAGAGTTGGTCATGGAGTCTCAGTTTTCGCGTGCCATGGCCATGCTCGAAGGTGGCGATCGGAATGGGGCGGAGCTGGTCATTGGCAGTTACGGGGTCATGGCCGACAAGCGCCGAGTGCCCCTTTGGCAATTCCATCACCGCTGCCTGGTGGCGTGCTTGGCGCGGATGTCAGGACGATTCGACGAAGCCCAGGCCCGCCTCGAAGAAGCGGCCGACCTGGGGGCCCGTGCCAAACTGCCGGGGGCGGGCGTCATCTGTGAGCACCATCTGGCCCACCTGGCGCTCGACCGTGGGCAGCGTGCGGCTGCGGAGGCGTCCGTCCAATCGCTGGCAGCGTACCTTGCCCGCCAGCCGTTGATTCCCGATTACATAAACTGCATTTTGACCCGTCTCCAGATTGCGCTGGGCTCCGAAACGGAAGCTCGGGTGGGTTTGGACCGGTTTCTCGTGACGGGCGAACGGCCGCGGGTTGCAGGACCGGTAGGTGCCGTCAGCCTCATGCTCCTGGCCGAGATGGTCCATGCGACGGGGGCCCGCGATTACGCCGCATCGCTTTTCGAAGAGTTGAAACCCTACGAGGGGTGCGTTGCGGTATCCGCCCGCTTCGTCTATTGCGCAGGGCCGGTATCGTACACCCTCGGCCTCCTCGCCGCGATGCTCGACCGTCACGACGACGCCGAGCGATATTTCGATATCGCGCGCGAAATCGCAGCACGCATGGGGGCCAGTGCGTGGTCCTCCAAGATTCGGGAGCAATCCTCTCGATGGCGGCGCCAACGAGCAGGGCTGCAGGCTTCTCACTCCCCGGAGCGGGTGCTGGCGCGCCTGGGAAGCGTCATCCAGTTGTACCGAATCGAGCGAGTTCTCGGCGTTGGAGGAATGGCCGCCGTCTATGCGGCCCGCGCCGAGGACGGTCATCCGGTGGCCATGAAAGTCATGCTGGAGCGTTTCCTGGACGATCCCGCGCTCCTTGCGCTCTTCGCACGTGAAGCCTTGATTGCCAATCAGGTGGGACATCCTGGCGCCGTCCCCATTCTCGCCCACGACGTGGACGAGGACGGCTGCCCATTTCTGATCATGCCGCTGCTCGAAGGAGAAACCCTCCGCAGGCGCTGGGAGCGCGCAGACAAGCATCTGTCCATGGCCGAGGTGGGCGTGCTTCTGTTGGACGTGCTCGACGTGCTCTCGGCGGCCCACGAGAAGGGAATCGTCCACCGCGACATCAAGCCCGAGAACGTATTCGTCACGCTCGATGGAGATGCGCGCGTCCTGGACTTCGGAATTGCACGGCGTGTGGATGGGGAGGGAAGCGTCACGGTGACGGGGCAGATGTTCGGTACCCCCGCGTTCATGCCGCCGGAACAAGCCTTGGGCGATCGGAGGTCCATCGGCCCGCACAGTGATTGCTGGGCGGTAGGCGCGACGATCTTTACCTTGATCTCGGGAGAATTCGTGCACGCCGCCGACAACGTTGGCGCACA
- a CDS encoding TPM domain-containing protein → MLGVVFFASPAGAIPLDRLGDPRPASLVLDTTAVIDGASRAKLATLTEEVRRSGRGELVVVIIDNVEGEKPREYATRLFNKWRIGDSTRNDGILILAALQDRKAEIVLGKGLESPEYVHASEEIMQDEMVPRFRSGKLGDALVFGARGCAGRILHATSLVARAGNFVESNAVPLAAGGGIFAIALAFAGRVYLRRRPRRCTTCGQTMLRLGEVQDDAHLSPAERTEEQIGSVDYDVWLCPCGMALKFRYGAFFTKYSNCRRCSAKTSVSSTTTLVSPTEYSEGTAQIDEHCEHCGHSHSYTRSIPRVERRESSSSSSDPWSSFSSSSSNDSGGTSSGSGASGSW, encoded by the coding sequence ATGCTCGGCGTCGTCTTTTTTGCATCGCCAGCGGGCGCCATTCCTCTCGATCGACTCGGCGATCCGCGCCCTGCCAGCCTCGTGCTCGACACCACGGCGGTGATTGACGGCGCCTCGCGCGCCAAGCTCGCCACCCTTACCGAGGAGGTGCGCCGGTCGGGACGTGGCGAGCTGGTGGTCGTCATCATCGACAACGTGGAAGGGGAAAAGCCTCGCGAATATGCCACACGCCTCTTCAACAAATGGCGAATTGGCGACTCCACACGCAACGATGGGATTCTCATCCTCGCGGCCCTACAAGATCGAAAGGCCGAAATCGTCCTGGGCAAGGGACTCGAATCGCCGGAATACGTACACGCGAGCGAAGAGATCATGCAGGACGAGATGGTCCCTCGCTTCCGGAGCGGAAAACTCGGCGATGCTCTCGTGTTTGGGGCACGTGGCTGTGCAGGTCGAATCTTGCACGCCACGAGCCTCGTTGCACGCGCGGGAAACTTCGTCGAAAGCAACGCCGTTCCCCTCGCGGCCGGCGGAGGCATCTTCGCCATCGCTTTGGCCTTTGCCGGGCGTGTGTACCTGCGCAGGCGCCCGCGCCGGTGCACCACCTGCGGGCAAACGATGCTCCGTCTCGGCGAGGTGCAGGACGACGCGCACCTCTCCCCGGCCGAACGAACCGAGGAACAGATTGGAAGCGTCGATTACGACGTATGGCTCTGCCCATGCGGCATGGCGCTGAAGTTTCGTTATGGCGCATTCTTTACGAAGTATTCGAATTGTCGGCGTTGCTCCGCGAAAACGAGTGTCTCCAGCACCACCACGCTGGTCTCGCCCACGGAGTACTCCGAGGGGACGGCTCAAATCGACGAGCATTGCGAGCATTGCGGCCACAGCCACTCGTACACGCGCTCGATTCCACGCGTCGAACGACGCGAGTCTTCTAGCTCCTCATCGGACCCGTGGTCGAGCTTCTCGAGTAGCAGTAGCAACGATAGCGGCGGGACTTCTTCCGGTTCGGGGGCCAGTGGTAGTTGGTAA
- a CDS encoding redoxin domain-containing protein translates to MPTPRLAPEWTTTEWLNTPEPLTIERLRGRVVLLHAFQMLCPGCVTRGIPQAQRVAEHFSREPLVVVGLHTVFEHHEAMRVESLRAFLHEYQIRFPIGIDAPDPAGGPLPRTMKAYAMQGTPTTVLIDAEGRLRQQTFGVHDDLRLGAAIGQLLSERSGVRRVVVEGAPMPPNRAACDEDGCAKA, encoded by the coding sequence ATGCCGACACCCCGCCTCGCCCCCGAGTGGACGACGACCGAGTGGCTGAATACCCCCGAGCCCCTCACGATCGAGCGCCTTCGAGGTCGCGTCGTATTGCTTCACGCCTTCCAGATGCTCTGCCCCGGATGCGTCACACGCGGCATTCCCCAGGCCCAGCGCGTCGCCGAGCATTTTTCGCGCGAGCCCCTCGTCGTCGTAGGACTGCACACCGTCTTCGAGCATCACGAGGCCATGCGCGTGGAGTCGCTGCGAGCATTCCTCCACGAATACCAAATACGTTTTCCGATTGGTATCGACGCGCCCGATCCGGCGGGTGGCCCGCTCCCTCGAACGATGAAGGCCTATGCCATGCAAGGCACGCCCACGACGGTGCTCATCGATGCCGAAGGGCGGCTTCGACAGCAGACCTTCGGCGTTCACGATGACCTACGTCTCGGAGCGGCCATTGGGCAGCTCTTGAGCGAAAGGAGCGGTGTGCGCCGCGTCGTCGTCGAGGGAGCGCCGATGCCGCCAAACCGTGCTGCGTGCGATGAAGATGGATGTGCGAAGGCCTGA
- a CDS encoding protoglobin domain-containing protein, which translates to MNTAPGYTHGSSAVATSPVTLAAFEEMKASSLFGDEDVKYLRMSHDIVKDEVEAILDVWYGFVGSQPHLLASFTGKSDGKPLGDYLGAVRKRFGQWILDTARAEYDQMWLDYQHEIGLRHHRAKKNATDGAPSTDIVPFRNLFALLFPVTFTLRPFLAKKGHAAEEVEKMYAAWVKSCLLQITLWSHPYVKDGDF; encoded by the coding sequence ATGAACACCGCACCCGGTTACACCCATGGCTCCTCGGCGGTTGCGACGTCGCCCGTGACGCTCGCCGCCTTCGAGGAGATGAAGGCAAGTTCCCTCTTCGGCGACGAGGACGTGAAGTACCTCCGCATGTCGCACGACATCGTGAAGGACGAAGTCGAAGCGATCCTCGACGTTTGGTACGGCTTCGTCGGAAGCCAGCCGCATCTCCTCGCGTCGTTCACGGGCAAATCGGATGGCAAGCCGCTCGGCGATTACCTTGGTGCCGTGCGCAAGCGTTTCGGGCAATGGATCCTCGACACCGCACGTGCCGAGTACGACCAGATGTGGCTCGACTACCAGCACGAAATCGGGCTCCGCCACCACCGCGCCAAGAAGAACGCGACGGATGGCGCCCCGTCCACCGACATCGTGCCGTTTCGCAACCTCTTTGCGCTCCTCTTTCCGGTGACGTTCACCCTTCGACCGTTCCTGGCGAAGAAAGGGCACGCCGCCGAAGAGGTCGAGAAGATGTATGCGGCGTGGGTCAAATCCTGCTTGCTGCAGATCACCTTGTGGAGTCACCCCTACGTGAAGGATGGAGACTTCTGA
- a CDS encoding MarR family winged helix-turn-helix transcriptional regulator yields the protein MTGKRLPYFEEHTEPLPARIATGLHKIGLAMKQQAWLQANQEGLSATQGQILAALVAHGPLTGSELSERLGITLPTISDSVRVLVEKTLVTKSKDPRHPRASLLTPTKKGAMLGARARSWPEFLAASVNDLAPEEQRAFFSGVMKMIRTLQEQGLVPVGGMCVTCTYFRPNVRTGASPHHCAFVDAPLANEQLRLDCPEHGLAAERARREIWDQFMRPG from the coding sequence ATGACTGGGAAGCGCCTGCCGTATTTCGAGGAACATACCGAGCCGCTGCCCGCGCGCATTGCCACTGGTCTGCACAAAATCGGGCTCGCGATGAAGCAGCAAGCTTGGCTGCAGGCGAATCAAGAAGGGCTATCGGCCACCCAAGGGCAGATTCTCGCGGCGCTCGTCGCGCATGGCCCGCTCACCGGCTCGGAGCTGAGCGAGCGCCTTGGGATTACACTCCCGACCATCAGCGATTCGGTGCGCGTGCTCGTCGAAAAGACGCTGGTCACGAAATCGAAGGATCCTCGTCATCCACGCGCCAGCCTGCTCACCCCGACCAAGAAGGGGGCCATGTTGGGGGCCCGTGCGCGCTCCTGGCCGGAGTTTTTGGCCGCGTCGGTGAATGACCTGGCGCCCGAGGAACAGCGCGCGTTCTTTTCCGGCGTCATGAAGATGATCCGCACCTTGCAAGAGCAAGGGCTCGTCCCCGTGGGCGGTATGTGTGTAACATGCACGTATTTTCGCCCGAACGTCCGCACGGGGGCATCGCCGCATCACTGCGCCTTCGTGGACGCGCCGTTGGCGAACGAGCAACTGCGCCTCGATTGCCCCGAGCACGGGCTCGCCGCCGAGAGGGCGCGACGCGAGATCTGGGACCAGTTCATGCGACCCGGCTGA
- a CDS encoding MvdD family ATP-grasp ribosomal peptide maturase, with protein sequence MTAFDPNLRTPVGGRGYVLLCVRGEATEIPAVVAALRDRWNVDALLLDPTRFPNEEFLSIEYDREGASRTNWARGPLESEPILSVWQGIFVGAGLPAMEPGVRETCVAASEIAIVGFLENLQVFQLDPFWKKSRADNKPHQLGVAQRLGLDVPKTLITNDAAAVRAFAKQCGSMVTKALLQEVPTGPVDDAERSVFFTTEMTADALENLDGLELCPMIFQERIENRFDVRVTIVGNRIFSVAAEAGARGGNNLDWRRQAYTLDRIPRWSAYELPDGIGAKLLKMLDRFGLNYGAVDLIVTQEGRHVFLELNPSASFAFLGPSHTETIAGAIADVLVDPSARRVPDENA encoded by the coding sequence ATGACGGCCTTCGATCCGAATCTTCGTACCCCCGTCGGTGGTCGTGGCTATGTCCTGCTTTGTGTTCGCGGGGAGGCCACGGAAATTCCAGCGGTCGTCGCAGCATTGCGCGATCGCTGGAACGTGGATGCGTTGTTGCTCGATCCGACTCGGTTTCCAAATGAGGAGTTCCTTTCGATCGAGTACGACCGCGAGGGGGCATCGCGCACGAATTGGGCGCGCGGCCCCCTCGAGAGCGAGCCCATCTTGTCCGTTTGGCAAGGCATCTTCGTGGGCGCGGGACTGCCCGCGATGGAGCCCGGCGTGCGCGAGACGTGCGTGGCAGCCTCGGAGATCGCGATCGTCGGCTTCCTGGAAAACTTGCAGGTCTTCCAGCTCGATCCCTTTTGGAAGAAGAGCCGTGCCGACAACAAGCCGCATCAACTCGGGGTGGCGCAAAGGCTCGGCCTCGACGTGCCCAAGACGCTCATCACCAACGATGCCGCGGCCGTTCGCGCATTCGCGAAACAGTGCGGGTCGATGGTCACCAAGGCACTGCTCCAGGAAGTCCCCACGGGCCCGGTGGACGACGCCGAGCGCTCCGTGTTCTTCACCACCGAGATGACCGCCGATGCTCTGGAAAACCTCGACGGACTCGAGCTTTGTCCGATGATCTTCCAGGAACGAATCGAGAATCGATTCGACGTGCGTGTCACCATCGTTGGAAATCGCATTTTCAGCGTCGCCGCGGAGGCTGGCGCGCGGGGCGGCAACAATCTGGATTGGCGTCGCCAGGCCTATACGCTCGACAGGATCCCGAGGTGGTCCGCGTACGAGCTGCCCGACGGGATCGGTGCGAAGCTGCTGAAGATGCTCGACCGCTTCGGGTTGAACTACGGGGCCGTGGATCTCATCGTGACCCAAGAGGGCCGCCACGTCTTCCTCGAGCTCAACCCCTCGGCGTCATTCGCATTTTTAGGTCCAAGCCACACGGAAACCATTGCCGGAGCGATCGCCGACGTCCTGGTGGACCCGAGCGCACGCCGTGTTCCGGACGAAAACGCATGA
- a CDS encoding biopolymer transporter ExbD — translation MKHGPIQINEPVRANSDINITPLVDIVLVLLIIFMVVTPLLEKDILVRVPSVQTDPPDQVPPPDQIVVHVKGSGKLDINVREVEENDYIAELKKRLDPRQESERVVFFVAEEKVNYGRLVWAVDSAKMAGAQTIGIATDAVQ, via the coding sequence ATGAAACACGGGCCGATCCAGATCAACGAGCCGGTTCGAGCGAACAGCGATATCAATATTACGCCGCTGGTCGATATCGTACTCGTGCTCTTGATCATTTTCATGGTGGTCACACCGCTGCTCGAGAAGGACATCTTGGTGCGTGTCCCCAGCGTTCAGACGGACCCGCCGGACCAGGTACCGCCACCCGATCAAATCGTCGTTCACGTGAAAGGCAGCGGAAAGCTCGACATCAACGTGCGCGAAGTCGAGGAGAACGACTACATCGCGGAGTTGAAGAAGCGACTGGACCCGCGGCAAGAGAGCGAGCGGGTCGTCTTCTTCGTTGCCGAAGAGAAGGTGAACTACGGGCGCCTCGTATGGGCCGTGGACTCGGCGAAGATGGCCGGAGCCCAGACCATCGGGATCGCCACCGACGCGGTGCAGTAG
- a CDS encoding GntR family transcriptional regulator, translating to MRDKPPNRAPLYAQIEDALATSMANGTLPQGSQLPPEDSLIAQFNVSRTTVRQAIQNLANRGQVEIRRGKGTFVAKSKITQELTHLTGFVEDMQAQGRRPSARVLQKEVVTASKRVAKYLDLAEGARVVRIRRVRLADGIPVSLDETYLPHAVGKKVLSNDLEKEPIFALLEQKYGTPLVEAEYMLEAVVAEPDVAKALGIKPKSAIFLIERIVYSRGHRPVDYEKLYYRGDQIRFTTRLARQTFAARSTT from the coding sequence GTGAGAGACAAGCCACCGAACCGCGCCCCGCTCTACGCACAGATCGAAGACGCCCTTGCAACGAGCATGGCGAACGGTACGTTGCCGCAAGGAAGCCAGCTTCCGCCGGAAGACAGTCTCATCGCGCAGTTCAACGTGAGTCGCACCACGGTTCGGCAAGCGATTCAAAATCTCGCGAATCGAGGTCAGGTCGAAATTCGGCGCGGCAAGGGGACCTTCGTCGCAAAGTCGAAGATCACGCAGGAGCTTACGCACCTCACGGGCTTCGTCGAGGATATGCAGGCCCAAGGCCGTCGACCTTCCGCGCGCGTCCTACAAAAAGAGGTCGTCACTGCGAGCAAACGCGTCGCCAAATATCTAGACTTGGCGGAGGGCGCGCGCGTGGTGCGGATCCGTCGGGTGCGCCTCGCCGATGGCATTCCGGTCTCGCTCGATGAAACTTACCTCCCTCATGCCGTCGGCAAGAAGGTGCTGTCGAACGACCTTGAGAAAGAGCCCATTTTCGCGTTGCTCGAGCAAAAATACGGAACACCTCTCGTCGAAGCCGAGTACATGCTCGAAGCCGTGGTCGCAGAGCCGGACGTCGCGAAGGCTCTCGGGATCAAACCAAAGAGCGCCATCTTTCTCATCGAGCGCATCGTCTACAGCCGAGGACATCGTCCCGTCGACTACGAAAAGCTCTATTACCGCGGCGATCAAATCCGATTCACCACGCGCCTCGCGCGCCAGACGTTCGCCGCGCGAAGCACGACATGA
- a CDS encoding DoxX family protein encodes MTPKFVDRYLRVVAPRSPLWYALPLRLIVGYGFMAHGYAKLTRGPEMFAQLLAAMGTPAPTVLAWATVAVELLGGLAVLVGYAIPLASLPMAVVMLVAIFTVHLPYGFSAIKLQSVTAAGAHFGEPGYETNLLYLAALAALVLGGEGPLSITGWLRRRLADRR; translated from the coding sequence ATGACTCCCAAATTCGTCGATCGCTATCTCCGAGTCGTAGCGCCGCGCTCGCCGCTTTGGTACGCGCTCCCACTGCGCCTGATCGTCGGCTACGGCTTCATGGCGCATGGCTATGCAAAGTTGACGCGCGGCCCGGAGATGTTCGCGCAACTCTTGGCCGCGATGGGGACTCCCGCGCCCACGGTGTTGGCATGGGCCACGGTTGCCGTGGAGCTTCTTGGAGGGCTTGCAGTGCTCGTCGGGTACGCCATCCCCCTTGCGAGCCTACCGATGGCCGTGGTCATGCTCGTCGCCATCTTCACCGTGCATCTGCCTTACGGCTTTAGCGCGATCAAGCTCCAATCCGTCACGGCGGCGGGCGCGCACTTCGGCGAGCCGGGATACGAGACGAATTTGCTCTATTTAGCCGCCCTCGCCGCGCTGGTGCTCGGCGGCGAGGGGCCGCTGTCCATCACGGGCTGGTTGCGACGACGCCTCGCGGACCGGCGGTAG
- a CDS encoding class I SAM-dependent methyltransferase, producing MSDTDKAFSGSIPALYESHLVPLIFQPYANDLATRLKPRAPKRLLEVAAGTGVLTRALAHALDENTAIVATDLNQAMLDHARAVGAKPNVEWRQADAMQLPFGDGAFDAVVCQFGAMFFPDRAHAYAEARRVLRPGGLFAFSVWDRIEENEFCEVVTTALESIFPDDPPRFLARTPHGYHDRALIERDLRAGGFVEAVQIETIAARSRAESPSIPAIAYCQGTPLRNEIEARNPTRLAEATDIVAAAIAKRFGTGAVDGKIQAHVVTVCKDRGT from the coding sequence ATGTCCGACACCGACAAAGCTTTCTCTGGGTCGATTCCCGCTCTCTACGAGAGCCACCTGGTTCCGCTCATCTTCCAACCCTACGCGAATGATTTGGCGACCCGACTGAAGCCGCGGGCGCCCAAACGGCTGCTCGAGGTGGCCGCGGGTACCGGCGTTTTGACCCGGGCCTTGGCCCACGCGTTGGACGAGAATACCGCCATCGTCGCCACGGACTTGAATCAGGCCATGCTCGATCATGCTCGCGCGGTGGGCGCGAAGCCAAACGTCGAGTGGCGCCAAGCGGATGCGATGCAACTCCCTTTTGGAGACGGAGCGTTCGACGCCGTCGTGTGCCAGTTTGGTGCGATGTTCTTCCCCGACAGGGCGCACGCCTACGCCGAGGCTCGCCGGGTCCTCCGCCCGGGTGGACTCTTCGCATTCAGCGTATGGGATCGCATCGAGGAGAACGAGTTTTGCGAAGTCGTCACGACCGCGCTCGAGTCCATCTTTCCCGACGACCCGCCGCGCTTTCTTGCGCGCACCCCTCATGGCTACCATGACCGTGCGCTCATCGAGCGCGACCTCAGGGCCGGCGGCTTCGTGGAAGCCGTGCAGATCGAGACGATCGCAGCACGCAGCCGCGCGGAGTCTCCATCCATCCCCGCGATCGCCTACTGTCAGGGAACGCCGCTGCGGAATGAAATCGAGGCGCGCAATCCGACGCGGCTCGCGGAAGCGACCGACATCGTCGCGGCGGCCATCGCGAAACGATTCGGCACGGGAGCGGTCGACGGCAAGATTCAGGCGCACGTCGTCACGGTTTGCAAAGACCGCGGCACTTGA